In a single window of the Streptomyces sp. CGMCC 4.7035 genome:
- a CDS encoding Fic family protein has translation MSTTGATADPLATLGTLPGVAESVESVRKAVDRVYGHRIMRRRSNEITSEAALRGARGSAALSGADWALEEVRRRTDFSGDDGARTVGAALRLTAEAGQLLSIWRQSPLRVLARLHLVAAADSDPRVGRPRQDGELVEEPLVELPLPDAAEVSGRLEGLSRLIIAGGSAPALVTAAVVHGELLALRPFASHNGLVARAAQRIVLVGSGLDPKAICPAEMGHAELGRAAYVAALDGYVSGTPEGMAAWIAHCAKAVELGVRESTAVCEALQRGAA, from the coding sequence ATGAGTACGACAGGTGCGACCGCCGATCCGCTCGCGACCCTGGGCACGCTGCCCGGAGTGGCCGAGTCCGTGGAGTCCGTGCGCAAGGCCGTGGACCGGGTCTACGGGCACCGGATCATGCGGCGCCGCAGCAACGAGATCACCTCCGAGGCGGCGCTGCGCGGCGCGCGGGGTTCGGCTGCGCTGTCCGGCGCCGACTGGGCCCTCGAGGAGGTGCGCCGGCGAACCGACTTCAGCGGTGACGACGGGGCCCGAACAGTGGGCGCGGCCCTCAGGCTGACCGCCGAGGCGGGGCAGCTCTTGTCCATCTGGCGGCAGTCGCCCCTGCGGGTGCTGGCGCGGCTGCACCTGGTGGCGGCCGCGGACTCCGACCCACGCGTGGGGCGTCCGCGGCAGGACGGCGAGCTGGTCGAGGAGCCCCTTGTGGAGCTGCCGCTGCCGGACGCGGCCGAGGTCTCCGGCCGCCTCGAGGGGCTCTCCCGGCTGATCATCGCGGGCGGCTCGGCGCCCGCTCTCGTGACCGCCGCCGTCGTACACGGCGAACTGCTCGCCCTACGCCCCTTCGCCTCCCACAACGGCCTCGTCGCGCGCGCGGCCCAGCGCATCGTCCTGGTGGGGAGCGGTCTCGACCCCAAGGCGATCTGCCCGGCGGAGATGGGTCACGCGGAACTGGGCCGTGCGGCCTATGTGGCGGCCCTCGACGGCTACGTGTCGGGCACTCCGGAGGGCATGGCGGCATGGATCGCCCACTGTGCGAAGGCAGTCGAGCTGGGAGTCCGCGAGTCGACCGCGGTCTGCGAGGCGCTGCAGCGCGGGGCGGCGTAG
- a CDS encoding HAD family hydrolase: protein MLWPVENHSLPRTAAFFDLDKTVIAKSSTLTFSKSFYQGGLINRRAVLRTAYAQFVFLLGGMDHDQMERMREYLSSLCRGWNVQQVKEIVAETLHDLIDPIIYDEAASLIEEHHSAGRDVVIVSTSGAEVVEPIGQLLGADRVVATRMVVGDDGRFTGEVEYYAYGPTKAEAIRELAESEGYDLSRCYAYSDSATDLPMLESVGHPHAVNPDRALRREALARGWRILDFHRPVRLKQRLSVPPRPALVAAAAIGAAAATAGLVWYASRRRTPAV from the coding sequence ATGCTCTGGCCCGTGGAAAACCACTCCTTGCCCCGCACAGCGGCGTTCTTTGATCTGGACAAGACGGTCATTGCGAAGTCGAGCACGCTCACCTTCAGCAAGTCCTTCTACCAAGGCGGGCTGATCAATCGCAGGGCCGTCCTGCGCACCGCGTACGCCCAGTTCGTCTTCCTCCTGGGCGGTATGGACCACGACCAGATGGAGCGGATGCGCGAGTATCTGTCCTCGCTGTGTCGCGGCTGGAACGTCCAGCAGGTCAAGGAGATCGTCGCCGAGACGCTCCACGACCTGATCGACCCGATCATCTACGACGAGGCTGCCTCCCTCATCGAGGAGCACCACTCCGCAGGGCGCGACGTGGTGATCGTGTCCACGTCGGGCGCCGAGGTGGTCGAGCCGATCGGCCAACTCCTCGGAGCGGACCGGGTGGTGGCCACCCGCATGGTCGTGGGCGACGACGGCCGCTTCACGGGCGAGGTGGAGTACTACGCCTACGGGCCGACGAAGGCCGAGGCGATCAGGGAGCTCGCCGAGTCGGAGGGGTACGACCTCTCACGCTGCTACGCCTACAGCGACTCGGCGACCGACCTGCCGATGCTGGAGTCCGTCGGCCACCCGCACGCCGTGAATCCGGACCGGGCGCTGCGTCGCGAGGCTCTGGCGCGCGGATGGCGGATTCTGGACTTCCACCGCCCGGTCCGGTTGAAGCAGCGGCTGTCCGTGCCGCCGCGGCCGGCGCTCGTCGCGGCGGCCGCCATAGGGGCGGCGGCGGCCACGGCGGGACTCGTCTGGTACGCGAGCCGGCGACGGACGCCGGCCGTGTGA
- the ssd gene encoding septum site-determining protein Ssd, which produces MEIVAGAITQDGSAVADGRRNGPLIVTEDAELLDDLLRLCAAAGARPEVHPGVPRHRGSWEAAPLVLVGDDAARRVRGAARRRGVVLVGRDQDDSGVWRRAVEIGADHVLLLPDGEQWLVDRIADVAEGVGRPALTVGVIGGRGGSGASTLACALAVTSAREGRRTLLVDADPLGGGLDVLLGGEKADGLRWPAFAASRGRVGGGALEESLPRLHALRVLSWDRGDTVAVPPQAVRAVLAAGRRRGGAVVVDLPRRVDEGVAEVLAQVDVGVLVVPAELRAVAAARRVASVAGMVLGDLRVAVRGPYAPGLDDREVARLLGLPLVGEVPSETPPPDGSVPPGGAARGPLARFCSVFWERALAEAGD; this is translated from the coding sequence ATGGAGATCGTGGCGGGAGCCATCACACAAGACGGGTCGGCCGTCGCCGACGGGCGGCGGAACGGACCGCTGATCGTCACCGAGGACGCCGAACTGCTCGACGACCTGCTGCGCCTGTGCGCGGCCGCGGGCGCCAGACCGGAGGTCCACCCGGGGGTGCCCAGGCACCGGGGTAGCTGGGAGGCGGCGCCACTCGTCCTCGTCGGCGACGACGCCGCGCGCCGTGTGCGCGGGGCCGCGCGCAGACGCGGAGTGGTGCTGGTCGGTCGGGATCAGGACGATTCCGGCGTCTGGCGGCGGGCCGTGGAGATCGGCGCCGACCATGTCCTGCTGCTGCCGGACGGCGAGCAGTGGCTGGTCGACCGCATCGCCGACGTGGCCGAGGGGGTCGGCCGACCCGCGCTCACCGTGGGCGTGATCGGCGGCCGCGGCGGGTCGGGCGCGTCCACGCTCGCCTGCGCCCTCGCCGTCACCTCCGCGCGTGAGGGCAGGCGCACTCTGCTCGTGGACGCCGATCCGCTGGGCGGCGGACTCGATGTACTCCTCGGCGGAGAGAAGGCCGACGGACTGCGCTGGCCCGCGTTCGCCGCTTCCCGCGGCAGAGTCGGCGGCGGCGCCCTGGAGGAGTCCCTGCCCCGGCTGCATGCGCTGCGGGTACTCAGCTGGGACCGCGGCGACACGGTGGCCGTTCCGCCTCAGGCGGTCCGCGCGGTCCTCGCCGCGGGCCGCCGACGTGGCGGCGCGGTCGTCGTCGACCTCCCGCGCCGCGTCGACGAAGGCGTCGCCGAAGTCCTTGCCCAAGTGGACGTCGGGGTGCTGGTGGTCCCTGCCGAGCTGCGTGCCGTCGCGGCCGCACGGCGGGTGGCGTCGGTCGCAGGCATGGTCCTGGGCGACCTGCGGGTCGCGGTACGAGGGCCGTATGCGCCCGGTCTCGACGACCGCGAGGTGGCGCGGCTGCTGGGCCTTCCGCTGGTCGGCGAAGTGCCGTCCGAGACACCGCCGCCGGACGGCTCCGTGCCGCCCGGGGGAGCGGCGCGGGGGCCGCTCGCCCGGTTCTGCTCGGTCTTCTGGGAGCGGGCGCTGGCCGAGGCGGGTGACTGA
- a CDS encoding TadA family conjugal transfer-associated ATPase — translation MSTGWDTAADTDGGGEPGARAVGALGHAAGLAERTRLLDGVRQWLAESGAEPTPARVAQALREQGRVLGDAEVLGAARQLRSELVGSGPLEPLLADPSVTDVLVSAPDRVWVDRGGGLELTAVAFPDAAAVRRLAQRLAAVAGRRLDDARPWVDARLPDGTRLHAVLPPVAVGSTCLSLRVVRPRAFTLDELVAAGTVPPGGDRVLRALIASRLSYVISGGTGSGKTTLLSALLGVVGPTERIVLAEDSAELRPDHPHVVRLEGRPANQEGVGLVELQDLVRQALRMRPDRLVVGEVRGPEVVSLLAALNTGHEGGCGTLHANAAAQVPARLEALGTAAGLDRAALHSQLAAALSVVLHLVRDRTGRRRIAEVHVLERDASGLVVTVPALRWGAGAFKRERGWERLRELLRGGSDGRDGSEFV, via the coding sequence ATGAGCACAGGCTGGGACACGGCGGCGGATACGGACGGCGGCGGGGAACCCGGTGCGCGGGCAGTCGGGGCTCTTGGGCACGCCGCCGGACTCGCCGAACGGACGCGGCTGCTCGACGGCGTGCGGCAGTGGCTGGCGGAGAGCGGGGCCGAGCCGACCCCCGCGCGCGTGGCGCAGGCCCTGCGGGAGCAGGGACGGGTGCTCGGGGATGCGGAAGTGCTGGGCGCGGCTCGGCAGCTGCGCTCCGAACTGGTCGGCAGCGGCCCCCTGGAACCGTTGCTCGCCGATCCGTCCGTGACCGACGTGCTGGTGTCGGCGCCCGACCGGGTGTGGGTGGACCGCGGCGGCGGGCTGGAACTGACGGCGGTGGCCTTTCCGGACGCGGCGGCCGTACGACGTCTCGCGCAGCGGTTGGCCGCCGTGGCCGGGCGGCGGCTCGACGACGCCAGACCGTGGGTCGACGCGCGCCTGCCGGACGGTACCCGGCTGCACGCGGTGCTGCCGCCGGTCGCGGTCGGCTCCACGTGCCTGTCCCTGCGGGTCGTACGGCCGCGAGCGTTCACCCTCGACGAGCTGGTGGCGGCGGGGACGGTGCCCCCGGGCGGGGACCGGGTGCTGCGGGCGCTGATCGCCTCCCGGCTTTCCTACGTGATCAGCGGCGGGACCGGCTCGGGCAAGACCACCCTCCTGAGCGCGCTGCTGGGCGTGGTGGGGCCGACGGAGCGGATCGTGCTGGCCGAGGACTCGGCTGAACTGCGGCCCGACCATCCCCATGTGGTGCGGCTGGAGGGACGGCCCGCGAACCAGGAGGGCGTGGGGCTCGTCGAGCTTCAGGACCTGGTGCGGCAGGCGCTGCGGATGAGACCCGACCGGCTCGTGGTCGGCGAGGTGCGCGGCCCCGAGGTGGTGTCCCTGCTGGCCGCGCTGAACACGGGCCACGAGGGCGGCTGCGGCACCCTCCACGCGAATGCGGCAGCACAGGTGCCGGCGCGCCTGGAGGCGCTGGGCACCGCGGCGGGCCTGGACCGGGCCGCGCTGCACAGCCAGCTGGCGGCCGCGCTGTCGGTGGTCCTCCACCTCGTGCGCGATCGGACCGGGCGACGCCGGATCGCGGAGGTGCATGTGCTGGAGCGGGACGCGTCGGGGCTGGTGGTGACCGTGCCCGCGCTGCGGTGGGGCGCGGGGGCGTTCAAGCGCGAGCGGGGCTGGGAGCGGCTGCGGGAGCTGCTTCGGGGCGGGAGTGACGGACGTGATGGGAGTGAGTTTGTGTGA
- a CDS encoding type II secretion system F family protein, which yields MGIGTMSVGAGLACAGAAAWMLRGPSMTARRARLLFAGGGAAAGGGPPPWERALVRLRRLPAEWWSVAVGAAIAVLGASVLPLLAGVVGVPVLRRVRLAREARRERDRRDEAVIALCGALAGEVRAGRQPGEALLRAARDSDGLGGAQATVLAAARFGGDVPGALADAARQPGAAGLSGLAACWRVAVDRGAGLAAGLDRLEAALRAERDQREDLRAQLAGARSTAVLLAGLPVLGLLLGTGLGAHPLHVLLHTGPGLACLAVGGVLEGAGLWWALRIVRGAEAA from the coding sequence ATGGGAATCGGGACGATGTCGGTGGGTGCCGGACTGGCGTGTGCCGGCGCGGCGGCCTGGATGCTGAGAGGCCCGAGCATGACGGCACGGCGGGCCCGGTTGCTGTTCGCGGGCGGGGGCGCGGCGGCGGGGGGCGGCCCACCGCCCTGGGAACGGGCCCTCGTTCGGCTGCGGAGGTTGCCGGCCGAGTGGTGGTCGGTCGCCGTCGGTGCGGCGATCGCGGTGCTCGGCGCATCCGTTCTGCCCCTGCTGGCCGGGGTCGTCGGCGTGCCGGTACTGCGCCGGGTGCGGCTGGCGCGGGAGGCCCGGCGGGAGCGGGACCGGCGTGATGAGGCGGTGATCGCGCTGTGCGGGGCGCTCGCCGGGGAGGTACGCGCGGGACGTCAGCCGGGCGAGGCATTGCTCCGCGCGGCACGCGACTCGGACGGCCTCGGCGGGGCGCAGGCGACGGTGCTGGCGGCGGCGCGGTTCGGCGGGGACGTACCGGGTGCGCTCGCGGATGCGGCACGGCAGCCGGGTGCCGCCGGGTTGTCGGGGCTCGCCGCATGCTGGCGGGTGGCCGTGGACCGGGGCGCGGGCCTGGCAGCCGGGCTCGACCGGCTGGAGGCGGCCCTGCGCGCCGAGCGCGACCAACGGGAGGATCTGCGGGCCCAGTTGGCGGGCGCCCGTTCAACGGCGGTCCTGCTCGCGGGTTTGCCGGTTCTCGGCCTGCTGCTGGGCACCGGCCTCGGCGCCCACCCGCTGCACGTGCTGCTGCACACCGGCCCGGGACTGGCCTGCCTCGCCGTCGGCGGTGTGCTGGAGGGCGCGGGGCTGTGGTGGGCGCTGCGGATCGTTCGGGGAGCGGAGGCGGCATGA
- a CDS encoding type II secretion system F family protein, protein MSAEVVHRLGVLCGALALWWPAWAFVAARRERRARRRLEVVLVREVVPEGRKFGGPGVSSGGWGSGVSGALSGERGVGAREVVPWRLGSGVRGAVRRRAEVRDTLRRWLPVVGALCAGWVLIGGIGGLAVGLITGVGVSRWRARQERDRLAEEYDPAVATRQLPLAADLLAACIAAGASPVSAAQAVGEALEGPVGERLARGAAEVRLGGEPADAWQRLAVLPGAGALARLLERAGDSGIPAAAPVGRLATEARAEWGRAATARARRAGVMVTAPVGLCFLPAFIAVGVLPVVIGLAGGLLRGGGG, encoded by the coding sequence ATGAGCGCGGAGGTTGTCCACAGGCTGGGGGTGCTGTGTGGAGCGCTGGCGCTGTGGTGGCCGGCGTGGGCGTTCGTCGCCGCGCGGCGCGAACGCAGGGCGCGGCGCCGGCTGGAAGTGGTGCTGGTGCGGGAGGTGGTGCCTGAGGGGAGGAAGTTCGGGGGGCCGGGGGTTTCGTCCGGTGGGTGGGGCTCGGGGGTGTCAGGGGCTCTGTCCGGCGAGCGGGGTGTCGGGGCCCGGGAGGTGGTGCCCTGGCGGTTGGGCTCAGGGGTGCGGGGTGCCGTGCGCCGGCGAGCGGAGGTGCGGGACACCCTTCGGCGGTGGTTGCCGGTCGTGGGGGCGTTGTGCGCCGGGTGGGTGTTGATCGGGGGGATCGGCGGGCTGGCCGTCGGGCTGATCACCGGGGTCGGCGTGTCACGTTGGCGGGCCCGGCAGGAGCGCGACCGCCTGGCGGAGGAGTACGACCCCGCCGTGGCGACCCGTCAGCTCCCGCTGGCTGCCGACCTGCTGGCGGCGTGCATCGCTGCGGGTGCGAGCCCCGTGTCGGCGGCCCAGGCGGTGGGAGAGGCGTTGGAGGGACCGGTCGGGGAGCGGTTGGCGCGGGGTGCGGCCGAGGTACGGCTCGGGGGCGAGCCGGCCGACGCATGGCAGCGGCTCGCCGTCCTCCCCGGTGCCGGAGCGCTGGCGCGGCTCCTGGAACGAGCGGGCGATTCCGGCATACCGGCGGCCGCGCCCGTCGGGCGCCTGGCGACGGAGGCCCGCGCCGAGTGGGGGCGAGCGGCGACGGCACGGGCACGCCGTGCGGGCGTCATGGTCACCGCGCCGGTGGGGCTGTGTTTCCTGCCCGCCTTCATCGCGGTCGGGGTGCTGCCCGTGGTGATCGGACTCGCGGGAGGGCTGCTGAGAGGAGGTGGCGGATGA
- a CDS encoding DUF4244 domain-containing protein: MGKAARVRARVRALVRRVRAAVREDAGMVTSEYAVGIIAAVAFAAVLYKVLTSGQVSAELQSIVKRALSVRM; this comes from the coding sequence ATGGGCAAAGCAGCACGAGTACGAGCACGGGTGCGGGCGCTGGTACGCCGGGTACGGGCGGCGGTGCGCGAGGACGCGGGCATGGTCACGTCCGAGTACGCGGTGGGGATCATCGCGGCCGTGGCCTTCGCGGCGGTCCTCTACAAGGTGCTGACGAGCGGGCAGGTCAGCGCGGAGCTGCAGAGCATCGTGAAGCGGGCGCTCAGTGTCCGGATGTGA
- a CDS encoding TadE family type IV pilus minor pilin, whose protein sequence is MTAETAVVLPALVLFAMALVWALLAASAQIQCVDAARAGARAAARQEPPDVVRDVAGQAAPDGARVTVSRQGDLVRVVVIAHAPGPDALPLELRHEAVALAEDTVGVKQ, encoded by the coding sequence GTGACGGCGGAGACTGCGGTCGTCCTACCCGCCCTGGTGCTCTTCGCGATGGCTCTCGTCTGGGCCCTGCTGGCCGCGTCCGCGCAGATCCAGTGTGTGGACGCGGCCCGAGCGGGAGCCCGGGCGGCGGCTCGGCAAGAACCGCCCGACGTGGTGCGGGATGTGGCCGGGCAGGCGGCGCCGGACGGTGCGCGGGTCACGGTGAGCCGACAGGGCGACCTCGTCCGCGTGGTGGTCATCGCCCATGCGCCAGGTCCGGACGCGCTGCCTCTCGAACTGCGCCATGAGGCAGTGGCGTTGGCCGAGGACACCGTGGGGGTGAAGCAGTGA
- a CDS encoding Rv3654c family TadE-like protein, producing MGVRFRGLGSVLTALNARAESARSDRGSVTVWVVCVIGTLCAVCGVLLAQGEAVLARHRAAGAADLAALAAADHWMEGGEAACATAGRVAGAQGSRLVRCALVGDVSDVTAASASGPFTAEVRARAGPAEARAQRSPSPPVPHATAP from the coding sequence ATGGGGGTCCGGTTTCGCGGCCTGGGCTCCGTGCTCACGGCCCTGAACGCTCGTGCGGAGAGTGCCCGTTCCGACCGCGGATCGGTGACCGTCTGGGTCGTATGTGTGATCGGCACCCTGTGCGCCGTGTGCGGGGTGCTGCTGGCCCAGGGGGAGGCCGTGCTGGCCCGTCACCGCGCGGCCGGTGCGGCCGACCTGGCGGCGCTCGCCGCCGCCGACCACTGGATGGAGGGAGGTGAGGCGGCGTGCGCCACGGCGGGCCGCGTCGCCGGAGCCCAGGGCAGCCGGCTCGTGCGGTGCGCCCTCGTAGGGGATGTCTCGGACGTCACGGCGGCGTCCGCCTCGGGGCCGTTCACCGCCGAGGTCAGGGCGAGGGCGGGCCCGGCGGAGGCGAGGGCGCAGCGCTCTCCTTCTCCTCCGGTGCCCCACGCAACAGCACCGTGA
- a CDS encoding DEAD/DEAH box helicase, with translation MAFNHLPAGVHDALGPLSVTPVTHSVPMAKNHRSDRPSTDPASRLAPGTVLDRLASGPSRAARITHTEHLPPREGRHAVWPDRIRSEIVTAVQTAGIERPWAHQARAAEHALDGDSVVVATGTASGKSLAYLVPVLSRLLDGAEAPNGRGATALYLAPTKALAADQCRSVKELSQPLGTAIRAAVYDGDTPPEEREWVRQYANYVLTNPDMLHRGILPSHPRWSSFLRALKYVVIDECHTYRGVFGSHVAQVLRRLRRLCARYGASPVFLLASATAAEPSVAARRLTGLPVVEVADDASPRGELVFALWEPPLTELHGEKGAPVRRTATAETADLLTDLTVQGVRSVAFVRSRRGAELISVIAQERLAEVDRSLARRVAAYRGGYLPEERRALERALHSGELLGLAATTALELGVDVSGLDAVLIAGYPGTRASLWQQAGRAGRAGQGALAVLVARDDPLDTFLVHHPEALFEQPVESTVLDPDNPYVLAPHLCAAAAELPLTDEDLELFGPACAELLPQLEAAKLLRRRTKAWHWTRRERAADLADIRGEGGRPVQVVEAGTGRLLGTVDAGAAHTTVHEGAVHLHQGRTYLVRSLDLEDSVALVEEANPPYSTVARDTTSISVLETDIEVPWGEGRLCYGSVEVTNQVVSFLRRRLITGEVLGETKLDLPPRTLRTRAVWWTVTEEQLDQARINPEILGGALHAAEHASIGMLPLFATCDRWDIGGVSIPLHPDTLLPTVFVYDGHPGGAGFAERAFHTARAWLTATRQAIASCECEAGCPSCIQSPKCGNGNDPLHKRGAVRLLTVLLRGAPEEKESAAPSPPPGPPSP, from the coding sequence ATGGCATTCAATCACTTACCGGCAGGCGTGCACGACGCCTTGGGCCCATTGTCCGTCACGCCAGTGACACACTCGGTGCCGATGGCCAAGAATCACCGATCCGATCGACCCTCGACGGACCCCGCATCCCGCCTTGCACCGGGCACGGTCCTGGACCGGCTCGCCTCGGGGCCGAGCCGGGCTGCGCGCATCACTCATACGGAGCACTTGCCCCCGCGCGAGGGTCGCCATGCCGTCTGGCCGGACCGGATCCGCTCCGAGATCGTCACAGCCGTGCAGACGGCCGGCATCGAGCGCCCCTGGGCCCACCAGGCACGCGCCGCCGAGCACGCCCTGGACGGCGACTCCGTGGTCGTCGCCACCGGCACCGCGTCGGGCAAGTCGCTCGCATACCTCGTTCCGGTGCTTTCGCGTCTGCTGGATGGAGCAGAGGCCCCGAACGGGCGCGGCGCGACCGCCCTGTACCTCGCCCCGACGAAGGCCCTCGCGGCGGATCAGTGCCGCTCCGTGAAGGAACTTTCACAGCCTCTGGGCACGGCGATCCGCGCCGCGGTGTACGACGGCGACACGCCGCCCGAGGAACGCGAATGGGTGCGCCAGTACGCCAACTACGTCCTCACCAACCCCGACATGCTGCACCGCGGCATATTGCCCTCACATCCACGCTGGTCCTCCTTCCTGCGTGCCCTGAAGTACGTCGTCATCGACGAGTGCCACACCTACCGCGGCGTCTTCGGCTCCCACGTCGCCCAGGTCCTGCGCCGTCTGCGCCGCCTGTGCGCCCGCTACGGCGCCTCACCCGTCTTCCTGCTGGCCTCCGCGACCGCCGCCGAGCCGTCGGTGGCCGCCCGGCGCCTCACCGGCCTCCCGGTCGTCGAGGTCGCGGACGACGCCTCACCACGCGGCGAGCTGGTCTTCGCCCTCTGGGAGCCCCCGCTCACCGAGCTACATGGCGAGAAGGGCGCGCCCGTCCGGCGTACGGCCACCGCCGAGACCGCCGACCTGCTGACCGACCTGACCGTGCAGGGCGTGCGCTCGGTCGCCTTCGTCCGCTCCCGCCGCGGCGCCGAGCTGATCTCGGTGATCGCCCAGGAGCGCCTCGCCGAGGTCGACCGCTCACTGGCCCGGCGCGTGGCCGCCTACCGCGGCGGCTACCTCCCCGAGGAGCGCCGCGCCCTCGAACGTGCCCTCCACTCCGGCGAACTCCTCGGCCTCGCCGCCACCACCGCCCTCGAACTCGGCGTCGACGTGTCGGGCCTGGACGCCGTCCTCATCGCCGGCTACCCGGGGACGAGGGCGTCGCTGTGGCAGCAGGCGGGCCGCGCCGGCCGCGCCGGGCAGGGCGCCCTGGCGGTCCTGGTCGCCCGCGACGACCCGCTCGACACGTTCCTCGTCCACCATCCCGAGGCCCTCTTCGAACAGCCGGTGGAGTCCACGGTCCTCGACCCCGACAACCCGTACGTCCTGGCCCCCCACCTGTGTGCCGCGGCGGCGGAACTTCCGCTCACGGACGAGGACCTGGAGCTGTTCGGACCGGCCTGTGCGGAGCTGCTGCCGCAGCTGGAGGCCGCGAAGCTGCTGCGTCGCCGGACTAAGGCCTGGCACTGGACGCGCCGGGAGCGGGCCGCCGACCTCGCGGACATCCGCGGGGAGGGCGGGCGCCCCGTCCAGGTCGTCGAGGCCGGCACCGGGCGGCTGCTCGGCACGGTCGACGCGGGCGCCGCGCACACGACGGTGCACGAGGGCGCGGTCCATCTGCACCAGGGCCGTACCTATCTGGTGCGGTCGCTCGACCTGGAGGACTCCGTCGCCCTGGTCGAGGAGGCCAACCCCCCGTATTCGACGGTCGCCCGCGACACGACCTCCATCTCCGTCCTGGAAACGGACATCGAAGTCCCCTGGGGCGAGGGTCGGCTGTGTTACGGCTCCGTCGAGGTCACCAACCAGGTCGTCTCCTTTCTGCGTCGACGCCTCATCACCGGTGAAGTGCTGGGCGAGACGAAACTCGACCTCCCTCCTCGTACGCTGCGCACCCGTGCCGTGTGGTGGACGGTCACCGAGGAGCAGCTGGATCAAGCCCGGATCAACCCGGAGATCCTCGGCGGCGCCCTGCACGCCGCCGAACACGCCTCGATCGGTATGCTCCCCCTCTTCGCCACATGCGACCGCTGGGACATCGGCGGCGTCTCCATCCCGCTCCACCCGGACACCCTCCTCCCCACGGTCTTCGTGTACGACGGCCATCCCGGCGGCGCGGGCTTCGCGGAGCGCGCCTTCCACACGGCCCGCGCCTGGCTGACCGCCACCCGCCAGGCCATCGCCTCCTGCGAGTGCGAGGCGGGCTGCCCGTCCTGCATCCAGTCCCCCAAGTGCGGCAACGGCAACGATCCGCTGCACAAGAGAGGAGCCGTGCGATTGCTCACGGTGCTGTTGCGTGGGGCACCGGAGGAGAAGGAGAGCGCTGCGCCCTCGCCTCCGCCGGGCCCGCCCTCGCCCTGA
- the bldG gene encoding anti-sigma factor antagonist BldG — MDLSLSTRTVGDRTVVEVGGEIDVYTAPKLREQLVELVNDGNFHLVVDMEGVDFLDSTGLGVLVGGLKRVRAHEGSLRLVCNQERILKIFRITGLTKVFPIHTSVEEAVAATD; from the coding sequence GTGGACCTGTCCCTGTCGACCCGTACCGTCGGCGATCGTACGGTCGTCGAGGTCGGTGGCGAAATCGACGTATATACCGCGCCCAAGCTGCGCGAGCAGCTGGTCGAGCTGGTGAACGACGGGAATTTCCACCTCGTCGTCGACATGGAGGGCGTCGACTTCCTCGACTCCACCGGGCTCGGCGTGCTGGTGGGCGGCTTGAAGCGTGTTCGGGCCCATGAGGGCTCCCTGCGCCTGGTGTGCAACCAGGAGCGCATTCTGAAGATCTTCCGCATCACCGGTCTCACCAAGGTGTTCCCCATCCACACCTCGGTCGAGGAAGCGGTGGCGGCCACCGACTGA
- a CDS encoding ATP-binding protein, with the protein MATVELRFSALPEHVRTARLVAAAVARRAGVEEAVLDEVRLAVGEACTRAVGLHQSNGISAPVRVLLTEEEKQFSIEVGDEAPHAVPGEAPGATGADDSDAETEEDEMGLAVISGLVDDVEVSAGQNGGLIRMSWPTTPPATLTA; encoded by the coding sequence ATGGCCACCGTTGAACTCCGCTTCAGCGCGCTGCCCGAGCACGTCAGGACCGCCCGACTGGTGGCGGCAGCGGTGGCGCGCAGGGCCGGAGTGGAGGAGGCCGTACTCGACGAGGTCAGGCTCGCCGTCGGTGAGGCCTGCACCCGTGCCGTCGGACTGCACCAGAGCAACGGCATCTCGGCGCCGGTGCGGGTGCTGCTGACCGAGGAGGAGAAGCAGTTCTCCATCGAGGTCGGCGACGAGGCGCCGCACGCGGTGCCCGGTGAGGCGCCGGGTGCAACAGGCGCCGACGACTCGGACGCGGAGACCGAAGAGGACGAGATGGGCCTCGCGGTCATCAGCGGCCTCGTGGACGATGTCGAGGTCTCCGCCGGGCAGAACGGCGGACTGATCAGGATGAGCTGGCCGACCACGCCGCCCGCCACGCTCACCGCCTGA